The Corynebacterium felinum DNA segment AAATGCCCAGCCCAGTATCCCATGAGACGGAACGCGGGGAGCCGCGTGATTAGCGCAACTCCCCGGACTAAGAATGGTTCGCTGTGAACTATTTGCGTAGCTTCAGCACAATGGTGAGCAAGATGACCGCACCCAGAAGGCAGGTGAGGAAGCTGAAGATCAGCCCACCGCCAGCAACGTCAACATTAAACAGACTTAAGATCCAGCCGCCCAAGAAGCCACCGAGAATACCAACAACAATATTTAAGATAATGCCTTGGCTCGCGTCAGTGCCTTTAATTTTGGAGGCAACCCAACCTGCAAGTCCACCGATAACGATCCAGCCAATGAGCCCTAGAGTAGGCATGATGTACTACTTCTCCTTTGTGTACAAATGTTCGTTTCCTTCTCTCCATGCCCGTGATGTGGATAGTCCGCATCTCGATTGCAGTGC contains these protein-coding regions:
- a CDS encoding GlsB/YeaQ/YmgE family stress response membrane protein produces the protein MPTLGLIGWIVIGGLAGWVASKIKGTDASQGIILNIVVGILGGFLGGWILSLFNVDVAGGGLIFSFLTCLLGAVILLTIVLKLRK